The following are encoded in a window of Cycloclasticus pugetii PS-1 genomic DNA:
- the mnmE gene encoding tRNA uridine-5-carboxymethylaminomethyl(34) synthesis GTPase MnmE — protein sequence MANNDTIAAVATASGRGGIGIIRISGTNTKQISQQLLGSEIPARQACFKLFKANDNSTIDSGLALYFKSPASYTGEDTLELQGHGGPVVLDMLLKRVLALGARLAEPGEFTQRAFLNNKLDLAQAEAVADIIDAGTAAAASSAQRSLQGAFSERINDLQRQLKHLRLYVESAIDFSDEDIDFLAGEELQKIISNLQQAFKTITETAKQGSLLRDGMTVVLAGKPNAGKSSLLNALSQRDTAIVTAVAGTTRDVLKEQIQIDGMPVHIIDTAGLRETSDIIEQEGVKRAKHAISQADQVLLVVDDQESSSDDYLSLLNDIPASVPVTIVFNKVDITGTQVGETTSKDGRTIIRLSAKHKDGLNLLTQHLKERMGFNSEEKNVFLARRRHLDALTRSHAFLNDGIAQLLHYQAGEMFAEDLRLAQNALSEITGKMTPDDLLGEIFSSFCIGK from the coding sequence ATGGCTAATAACGACACTATTGCTGCTGTTGCCACAGCCAGTGGTCGTGGTGGAATTGGCATTATTAGGATTAGCGGTACAAACACAAAACAAATTAGCCAGCAGCTACTGGGCAGTGAAATACCCGCCAGACAAGCTTGCTTCAAGTTATTTAAAGCAAACGATAATAGCACTATTGATAGTGGGCTTGCGTTGTACTTTAAGTCTCCAGCCTCTTATACAGGTGAAGATACTTTAGAGCTTCAGGGGCATGGTGGCCCAGTTGTTTTAGATATGCTTTTAAAACGAGTGTTAGCCTTAGGTGCACGCCTTGCTGAACCGGGTGAATTCACCCAAAGGGCATTTTTAAATAATAAATTAGACCTAGCTCAAGCTGAGGCAGTTGCTGATATTATTGATGCAGGGACAGCGGCAGCAGCCTCATCAGCGCAACGATCGTTGCAAGGGGCTTTTTCAGAGCGAATTAATGATCTACAAAGGCAGTTAAAACACCTGCGTTTATATGTAGAGTCGGCGATTGACTTTAGTGATGAAGATATTGATTTTTTAGCTGGTGAAGAGCTACAAAAAATAATCTCAAACCTACAACAAGCCTTTAAAACGATTACAGAAACGGCAAAGCAAGGAAGTTTATTGCGTGATGGGATGACCGTGGTATTGGCTGGTAAACCGAATGCTGGTAAATCAAGTTTATTAAATGCGCTTTCACAACGTGATACGGCGATTGTGACAGCAGTCGCTGGAACGACTCGTGACGTGCTCAAAGAGCAAATTCAAATAGATGGTATGCCAGTACATATTATTGATACTGCAGGTCTGCGTGAAACCAGCGATATTATTGAACAAGAAGGTGTTAAAAGAGCAAAACATGCCATTTCACAAGCAGATCAAGTGTTGTTAGTGGTGGATGATCAAGAATCAAGCTCTGATGATTATTTGTCTTTATTAAATGATATACCCGCCTCAGTTCCAGTAACGATAGTTTTTAATAAAGTGGATATAACCGGTACGCAGGTAGGTGAAACAACGTCGAAAGATGGGCGAACGATAATAAGGCTTTCAGCAAAACATAAAGATGGCTTAAATCTTTTAACTCAACACCTGAAAGAAAGAATGGGGTTTAATTCAGAAGAAAAAAATGTATTTTTAGCTCGTCGTAGGCACTTAGATGCATTGACTCGATCTCATGCTTTTTTAAATGATGGTATTGCCCAGTTACTTCATTATCAAGCTGGGGAGATGTTTGCAGAAGACTTGCGACTGGCACAAAATGCGTTATCTGAAATTACTGGAAAAATGACACCGGATGATCTTTTAGGGGAGATT